In Acanthochromis polyacanthus isolate Apoly-LR-REF ecotype Palm Island chromosome 15, KAUST_Apoly_ChrSc, whole genome shotgun sequence, a single genomic region encodes these proteins:
- the mkks gene encoding McKusick-Kaufman/Bardet-Biedl syndromes putative chaperonin isoform X1 — MSRLDKKSPSLCTDRPLDNTDISNKLNLLRQLLKSCFGPTARLKQVHNNIGGHVVTTSSSSVLLPVISSSQPFINLIKASILNHVSRFSDCGLFAAIFCLALIEQAKRSGLRGNVSIRVNKHLLALCSGYLQGEDCGCKVKLDFCSSHNLITLARSIVSSKPACVLTEQETLHISKLAVQAFLLTVPCSSPGTVSLGKIVTVPVEGYSVLTSVVFPGLLVDMPDGLCLTKFDYLSNPIRMVLFSTSLAGDLSDLGDGMIEVHAGVDTESQILDQLLELGKQVVDDEVKLFVCQKVVHPVLQQYLRSHGIIVVERVGITIMEPLTQLTDAQPVATLHTKIPSKAYGKVRELSMKQFGSKTMLHLQPLGESVICTLLLCHRNETMLSELKVVCQKTEHVLRLTLREPSALLGGGCTETHLAAYVRHKSKNEAPEAASVLGCSQTEYLLGVEVFCRSLEFVAKALQHDGGNSLIDLTHAHHWTLPADVLEEHMEDSLGFCGCGLVESSPSRKWTFLDTKYTEFLPLALVGDSRVQPRVLDSFTAKLSALQVATETANLALDVRYIIQDVN; from the exons ATGTCTCGACTCGACAAGAAATCTCCATCTCTTTGCACGGATCGACCACTGGACAACACAGACATTTCTAACAAGCTTAATTTGCTGAGACAGCTTCTGAAGTCTTGTTTCGGTCCCACAGCTAGGCTGAAACAAGTTCATAACAACATTGGAGGACACGTTGTAACCACCTCATCCTCCTCGGTTCTCCTTCCAGTTATTTCATCCTCTCAGCCTTTCATCAATCTGATAAAAGCCTCCATTCTCAACCACGTCTCCCGCTTCAGTGACTGTGGTTTGTTTGCTGCCATTTTTTGCTTGGCTCTTATTGAGCAAGCAAAGCGGTCTGGTCTCAGAGGGAATGTGTCTATCAGAGTGAACAAACACCTGCTGGCTCTGTGCTCCGGTTACCTTCAAGGAGAAGACTGTGGATGCAAAGTGAAGCTCGATTTCTGCAGCAGCCACAACCTGATCACACTAGCTCGCAGTATTGTCTCCAGCAAACCAGCATGTGTGCTAACAGAGCAGGAGACACTTCACATCAGCAAGCTGGCTGTGCAAGCTTTTCTGCTGACTGTTCCCTGTAGCAGCCCAGGTACAGTCAGCCTTGGCAAAATAGTGACTGTCCCTGTTGAGGGCTACTCTGTGCTGACCTCTGTAGTGTTTCCAGGTTTGTTAGTGGACATGCCTGATGGATTATGCCTCACCAAGTTTGACTATCTGTCAAATCCAATCCGAATGGTGCTGTTCAGCACATCTCTTGCCGGGGACCTTTCTGATCTGGGAGATGGGATGATAGAGGTGCATGCAGGTGTGGACACAGAGTCACAGATCCTGGATCAGCTTCTGGAGCTTGGCAAACAGGTGGTTGACGATGAGGTGAAGCTGTTTGTGTGCCAGAAGGTGGTGCACCCAGTCTTACAGCAATACCTGAGGAGCCATGGCATCATAGTGGTAGAGAGAGTGGGGATCACTATCATGGAGCCACTTACTCAACTGACAG ATGCTCAACCCGTGGCGACATTACACACCAAAATCCCATCCAAGGCCTATGGAAAGGTGAGGGAGCTCAGCATGAAGCAGTTTGGATCCAAGACAATGCTGCATTTACAACCTCTTGGGGAGTCAGTGATCTGCACTCTGCTCCTCTGCCACAGGAATGAGACAATGTTAAGTGAGCTGAAG GTGGTCTGCCAGAAGACAGAACATGTGTTGAGGCTCACCCTACGGGAGCCATCAGCCTTACTCGGAGGTGGATGTACTGAGACCCACTTAGCTGCTTATGTTAGACATAAG AGCAAGAATGAAGCACCAGAGGCAGCATCAGTATTGGGGTGCTCTCAGACAGAATACCTTCTTGGCGTCGAGGTATTCTGTCGATCTCTGGAGTTCGTGGCCAAAGCGCTGCAGCATGACGGTGGGAACTCTTTAATCGATCTGACTCACGCTCACCACTGGACTCTACCTGCGGATGTCCTGGAAGAACACATGGAGGACAGCTTGGGCTTCTGTGGCTGTGGGCTGGTGGAAAGTAGCCCAAGTAGGAAGTGGACTTTTCTAGATACTAAATACACGGAGTTCTTGCCTCTCGCCCTGGTTGGAGACTCTCGTGTGCAGCCACGTGTGTTGGACTCCTTCACGGCTAAACTTAGTGCGTTACAAGTTGCTACTGAAACAGCAAATCTTGCACTAGATGTGAGATATATAATTCAAGATGTGAATTAG
- the mkks gene encoding McKusick-Kaufman/Bardet-Biedl syndromes putative chaperonin isoform X2 — MSRLDKKSPSLCTDRPLDNTDISNKLNLLRQLLKSCFGPTARLKQVHNNIGGHVVTTSSSSVLLPVISSSQPFINLIKASILNHVSRFSDCGLFAAIFCLALIEQAKRSGLRGNVSIRVNKHLLALCSGYLQGEDCGCKVKLDFCSSHNLITLARSIVSSKPACVLTEQETLHISKLAVQAFLLTVPCSSPGTVSLGKIVTVPVEGYSVLTSVVFPGLLVDMPDGLCLTKFDYLSNPIRMVLFSTSLAGDLSDLGDGMIEVHAGVDTESQILDQLLELGKQVVDDEVKLFVCQKVVHPVLQQYLRSHGIIVVERVGITIMEPLTQLTGLRGVLEPIPADSGEGRGHPGQMLNPWRHYTPKSHPRPMER, encoded by the exons ATGTCTCGACTCGACAAGAAATCTCCATCTCTTTGCACGGATCGACCACTGGACAACACAGACATTTCTAACAAGCTTAATTTGCTGAGACAGCTTCTGAAGTCTTGTTTCGGTCCCACAGCTAGGCTGAAACAAGTTCATAACAACATTGGAGGACACGTTGTAACCACCTCATCCTCCTCGGTTCTCCTTCCAGTTATTTCATCCTCTCAGCCTTTCATCAATCTGATAAAAGCCTCCATTCTCAACCACGTCTCCCGCTTCAGTGACTGTGGTTTGTTTGCTGCCATTTTTTGCTTGGCTCTTATTGAGCAAGCAAAGCGGTCTGGTCTCAGAGGGAATGTGTCTATCAGAGTGAACAAACACCTGCTGGCTCTGTGCTCCGGTTACCTTCAAGGAGAAGACTGTGGATGCAAAGTGAAGCTCGATTTCTGCAGCAGCCACAACCTGATCACACTAGCTCGCAGTATTGTCTCCAGCAAACCAGCATGTGTGCTAACAGAGCAGGAGACACTTCACATCAGCAAGCTGGCTGTGCAAGCTTTTCTGCTGACTGTTCCCTGTAGCAGCCCAGGTACAGTCAGCCTTGGCAAAATAGTGACTGTCCCTGTTGAGGGCTACTCTGTGCTGACCTCTGTAGTGTTTCCAGGTTTGTTAGTGGACATGCCTGATGGATTATGCCTCACCAAGTTTGACTATCTGTCAAATCCAATCCGAATGGTGCTGTTCAGCACATCTCTTGCCGGGGACCTTTCTGATCTGGGAGATGGGATGATAGAGGTGCATGCAGGTGTGGACACAGAGTCACAGATCCTGGATCAGCTTCTGGAGCTTGGCAAACAGGTGGTTGACGATGAGGTGAAGCTGTTTGTGTGCCAGAAGGTGGTGCACCCAGTCTTACAGCAATACCTGAGGAGCCATGGCATCATAGTGGTAGAGAGAGTGGGGATCACTATCATGGAGCCACTTACTCAACTGACAG ggttgcggggggtgctggagcctatcccagctgactcgggcgaaggcaggggacacccaggacag ATGCTCAACCCGTGGCGACATTACACACCAAAATCCCATCCAAGGCCTATGGAAAGGTGA
- the srd5a2b gene encoding 3-oxo-5-alpha-steroid 4-dehydrogenase 2b, with protein sequence MHCYENLINYLSCGMILTGLGHLVLHKTAQTSYGRHMGPSPPARMVPARLGWFLQEMPALLIPLFLIFTAHNSSSMGKYLLLGTFCLHYFQRTFVYSLLTRGRPFPLGVMVAGGLICSLNGFLQGCYLLHCAQFDHEWSADYRYKTGLLLFYTGMAINIHSDCILRNLRKPNEIVYKIPTGGVFEYVSGANYLGEIVEWFGYAVATWSLPTLSFALFSLCFIGPRAYYHHRFYQEKFKDYPKFRKALIPFIF encoded by the exons ATGCATTGCTACGAAAACTTGATCAATTATCTCAGCTGTGGGATGATCCTGACAGGACTGGGACACCTGGTGCTTCACAAGACGGCACAGACCTCCTATGGACGCCATATGGGACCTTCTCCTCCTGCTAGGATGGTACCTGCTAGATTGGGCTGGTTCCTCCAGGAGATGCCAGCTCTCCTAATCCCCCTGTTTCTAATTTTCACCGCGCACAATTCCTCCAGTATGGGGAAATACCTGCTGCTCGGAACCTTTTGCTTGCACTACTTTCAGAG GACATTTGTCTATTCGCTTCTGACCAGAGGAAGGCCTTTCCCACTGGGTGTGATGGTGGCAGGAGGTTTGATCTGTTCTCTGAACGGGTTCCTGCAGGGATGCTACCTGCTGCATTGTGCCCAGTTTGACCATGAATGGTCAGCTGACTATCGCTACAAGACAG GTTTACTGCTGTTTTACACTGGGATGGCCATCAACATACACAGCGACTGTATTCTGCGCAACTTGAGGAAGCCAAATGAAATAGTTTACAAGATTCCTACCG GAGGTGTGTTTGAATATGTGTCTGGTGCCAACTATTTAGGAGAGATCGTGGAATGGTTTGGATACGCTGTAGCCACCTGGTCCCTTCCAACACTCTCATTTGCTTTGTTCAGCCTCTGCTTTATTGGACCAAGAGCCTATTACCATCACAG GTTTTATCAAGAGAAATTCAAAGACTACCCAAAGTTTCGAAAAGCTTTGATTCCTTTCATCTTCTGA